The Papaver somniferum cultivar HN1 chromosome 6, ASM357369v1, whole genome shotgun sequence genome segment TCCAAAAATCTTGTTTTTGCCCCATTGTTAACTTTAAATCTGATATTCTTGATGAAAAGCTCTTTACTTTGTATTATCCCCTTCCATACAGAAGTACCGAAGTTTCCTTTAGGAAAATTAGACAACCAAAGTACATCATTTGCACCATATTTCTCATGGAAAATCTTTCTCCACAAAGCATCATAATTCTCATTGGCGTATCTCCACAACCATTTAACTAGTAAAGTGTGATTTAGACATTTCAACTTCTTAATCCCAAGGCCGCCATGTTGTTTTTTCTGCATAATTTATCCCACTTTACTAAGTGCATTTTTCTCTTCCCATTAATATCATTCCAAAGGAAATTCTTCATTGTTGTTTCAAGCTTTAACACAACAGATTTCGGCATTTCAAACAAATACATATAATACACCGGCAGAATAGATAAAGCACTTTTGATGAGGATAATCTTACCATCCCTTGTTAACAAAGGTCTCTTCCATCCAGTTAGCTTGACGGTAAACGTATCAACAATCTTGTACCGCTTATGAATTCCTTTATACTTGTCACAAAGCGGTAGACCGAGATAAGATTTAGGCAAAGTAGAATTGTAGcaacccaaaagaaaaggaaaagcaGACATATCCCCATCGTAAACAACACCATACATATGACTCTTAGAAAAATTAATACGAAGACCAGTAAGTGGCTCGAAACAAAGAAGCATCATTCTTAGAAACTTAACTTGCTCAATATAAGCATTTAAGAATATTAATATGTCTTCAGCGAATTACAGATGACTTACCATTGTTCCATTGGCAGAAACTCGAAAACCATTGAGATATCCGTCCTCTTGTGCTTTACACATCATTGCGGAGAAAGCTTCACctaaaataagaaacaaaaaggGTGACAATGGATCACCCTGTCCAATGCCCTTATTACTCTTGAAATATCCCTCCGAGCTACCATTTATAAGAACTGAAAACCTCACATGTTCAACACAACATTGCACCCATCTTCCCCGCTTCGAACCATAGCTCATCTTCTCTAAAGCATTGTCTAAAAATTTCCAATTAACGTGGTCAAATgccttttcaaaatcaattttgcacaACAAACCAGGAACCTTACTCTTCAATATGGAATCGATCAACTCGTTAGCTATAAGAATACCATCCAAGATCTTCCTTTTCTTTATAGATGCAGATTTTTGTTGAGATATTACACGAGGCAATGAAACCTTGAATCTCTCTGCCAACACCTTAGAAAGAATTTTATATACGCCATTAACTAGACTAATAGGTCACAAATCCTTGACTTCTTCCATCGAATCCTTCATAAGAATGAGCTATAAATGTATTTGTAAACCGCCAATCAAGAAAACCTTTACTTTGAAGCTCAGCAACCAccttcataatatcaagtctaatAATACTCCAAGTTTGTTGGTAAAAAACTATTGGGTAACCATCAGGTCCAGGGGCCTTAGTTTACCTAAATTTCCTTATATTACTACTAGGTAACGTTGCTCCTGGAAGAGCTTAAATTATTTACCTAAATTTCATTTTCAATCTCCAAGGACTTATCACTTCTTATTTAAATTTAGCGACAAACGATGATGTGTACTTAAGACACAAGGTAatgaagaaagtcttatttagactttctcctttaccccaCTTAGCCATGTCATCTTTTATAATATCCTTTACTTTTGcgttggaaataaaaattggttgGGGAAGGTCTTATATCCTATATATCGTGCTTCACCCCTTGCATTGGAAATGCTCTGATGTAAGTATTATTTATCGGTGGGACGATATTCAATAATCTCACTCGAGTTCAATTTGGAATGTCGCCTAGCTATAGAGACGATGGTATGAACTGTTTtacttttatccttttcaaaataaaaaatagtcTAGGTAAAGGAGCAAAACCCACCGTGAGTTAGAGAGGTAATAGACTATACAAAATCCTATTTGTCcttttctttttccattttaGTTGCATACAATAaactgtttgtttttttttatttcactttaGTTTCATATGGCATATTGTTTgcctttttgtttttttattattttagtttcaTACGACAAATTGTTTGCCGtttttttcatttcaatttcttACAACAAATTGTTtaccaatatttttttttatttcagtttCATCAAAGAAAAAAGGCTTTCACTCACTCAATCGGTTGAAAGAAAGGTTGATTGAGTTTGGCATGAAAGAGTGTCCCTCTATCCATAGTAGAACCAAATTTGATCAGGTCTTTCATTTTGAAAGAGATTCTCAACCCCATAATCGTTGCTCCAAAAAAATTGTCATTGTTAAAGCTatatttagtttggatttttggTATTTTGAGTTTCTGGCCGAACACGCTTAACTGTTTAGCTTTTTTCCAACTCtgaagccaattgtgctgaaaaggccttggTCTTGGGGAAAGATAAACCATTACCTACCTACCTAATCGTTGTATTAggataccaccaccttaaattgacccatcctcggctccggaatatattCAGTCTCAGATATATGACGTTTCCTGCCCCTTATAAGACCAGTAACGGGACCAATCCGTCCAACATACACTTTCAACCTCGAAAGTTCAACCCATCATCAGCTCTACACTATTTTTAATGACCCAACCCTTTAATGACATTTTTTCTACTTAGAAACTGCGATAATCTGGCAGCGTGGGGTTTTAAACGGGCACCGTCGCGGTCATCCAGCAGCAACTTCCTAGGAAGTCACCATCCCTAAATTATTCCTGCCCGATCACGCTTAATTGCAGAGGTATCTGCCAACTCTAAAGCCAGATGTGCTAAAAATCCCTCGgtttaagaaataaaaaatcatcACTTATATATTTACGAACCGTACTTGCCGAGTCGTGGTATTACCGTGACatcaccttaaattggagtcgtcttCGGATCTTGAATATATTCTAGAGAGATCTCCGACTTTCCCTGTCCCCTCATGAGACAAGCACCGGGCCCAACTCTTCAGCGTCCCTcctcaccctcggcaggtgacccgttGTCGGCTCAGATACCATGTATAATGACCGGACCCTCtgtcgatattgtccccacttagttgtTATGATAATCCAGCATTGTGGAGTTGTCGAAGGGTACCGTTTCAGTCATCCAACAACAGCTTCCTAGGAGGTCACCATCCATGGATTACTCCCCCCAAACACGCTTAACTGCGGAGATTTTTTCCAACTCTGAACCCAATTACGATGTAAAGGCCTTGACGTTAGGAAATGAAAAACCATTCGTTAggcgaaccctaaatctggataTTACACAAACACCACCGTCCTCATCAAAACCATAAAGAAACTTTTCGGTCTCTCTGGGTGTTATCGATCAACAATTCATAGAACTTAACTATTTAGATGAAATTTCCCTTGAATATACCAGAGAAAGAACCAGAGTAAATACTAATTGAAAAAAGCATTATTTTAGAAACGATCAAAATTGATTGGCTTCTAACAATTTTAAAAAGAATAAGAACAGATCTAACAATGGTACAATGGGAATTCATCAACTATGTAAGATCTGATTGGAATCTAACAAGAACCCCAACCATCTCTCCATACAAGAGAAATAAGTGGAAGAACATGTGCATTTTAAAATTTCATAACAAATATGATTTCCACGAAGTGAAATATTTTAAACTTTGATTTGTCAAAGGAAATGTTATAGTTTTTCATGAAATACCTTTGATTAGAATACCCTCTGAAGCAGAAACATGAACTTTAGTGAAGATTGTTCTAGCATGAAGCAGTGAATGTCCTGATCCAATACATCTCGAAAAAAGGGTTAAAAAACTGGTATTACTGGCTGGTATTTACCGACAACATGATTCTCCGTATAAAAGCAATTTAAtagagaaaaatgtgatgatacAAGTCCTGgtgaaccaaaaaaaaatatttcaaaggAAATGGTTGTTAAAActgaatatgatgaagaaacaacTATGAAATGTATAATAATCTATCACCCGGAATGACCTtgtggagagaaaaaaaaatggttgaaTCAAGATAGAATTATCATGGAAAGAAGGGTGGACAAAGTTGGTTTAATGCACGATCATCATACGGGAAGTGGAAGTGGGGAGAAAGGAATAGAAAATCCAATTAAGCTAAACACCACATTGGGAGAGAAAGGAGAAGAAATACCGAGCAAAAGGtagaaaggaaaaaagaaaatgggaacaaatacaaaaggaaatcaTGCTGGGTTAAGAGAGAATTGAACAAAAATCTTTCCCAGATATgatctgttgatggtggaggaAAACTGAACAGAAAATCCAATTAATACCTACAAGAGTCATGAAATGAGAGGAGTAGAAAAATCCAAGTCAGGAGAAATGATAACCAGAAGGAaggtatatgttagagcatttctcggtcgaaatcacaagtgttgctatctcaagcttgttttcaaaaatgcatcttgatttctagtctatatttagtcaagtcttggattaggatagaagtgtgtagctAATAATAGGATATCAccgtgttctaccgtttgaaggcgaagatcaacatgAGCTCCGGAGAACTTCAACAAAAAccaagtgaagactgaaccacctatttctcaagttttcacctttctatctatgagacattttcgcatgactaaattagacagtacatgcataacagaaatttcgagtcaagtttatcataaatatcgttctcgaaatatgctaatcTTAAGAacgtttgttcatacttgatgaatttggttaagaacaatttatcgtTTATGACCTCATTataattcaagatttaatcatttaaaAATAGTCTGGAAtcgtgatatgtgtcattgatgttattcaggaatgtttcatattgattattagagagatatataaCTACTATAAATCTGGATACAAGAAAGTATGCATACCATTCACATactagagaactgttataagttcAGAGCCACAATAAATGTAcacagtacacgtaccggcgtagctatataTCGGAAACGActttttggtacacatacccagaatccataccataaaaagtttgtaaactcgtgaaccaggaaggtatgcgtacctagtatgcaaaccagaGAAGATCTATTGGTTTCAAAACCGataaggtacacatacccagtatgcaaaccataaaatatttgtgagttcctgaactcttttttgtcttaagggtatacatactCGGTACACATACTGTGACAAAAATATTCACGAGCAGGTACAGTACACGTACTTATCTTGTCGaaaattttcagatgcatcataattatttctatgagataatcggcatttgaataACTGTCTAAAAATACTATCTAGACATGTTTGATTACATTTGTGAGTCAAGATTAAAgtattaaagtgttatatgaaaatggttaaacttATTCGGCTAACctattcatgaacaagtcataATATACGGTTCGTTTATGGCTAAacttaaccagagtgtatattctgctatgttaatctcaagtcaagtttttcatctaacggtgattattgattgtttgATTCCAAATCTACCTTATCTTAAATATAaagaaaccttgatcttgaaagtctatataaggagaacctcaaacaactaggatttttgaatccatgacactattcttgtgtgtcttagatgtaaactagagtcatcctctccttcaaacccttctagggtttggcgactaaaaagacttcacctagggattcatgaagccaggtccgactatcttttatcttgatcttGTTCGTGTATCCATTTCTATTCATATTTCATGTCCCATAACCAACATGCTAGCCATAATCACATGCTTTAGATTATATTTGCACAGTAACCAACATGTTAGACATAATCACATGCTTTAGATTCTATTTGCACAACAACCATTATAGACATCATGTTGGTAGTCTTAAAATCATTCCTTCGAACTGTCAGCATCTGAAGAATGATATTACACAGTCTTATCTCATAGACATTGTAAACAAGCATGATCCTAACATTTTATTTCTGtcgaaaacaaaaaaatatgggTAAATATGTCTTTGATTGCACAATTTGGTGTATAAAACTGGTTTCCAATAAACCCAGCAGAACTTGCTGGTGCCTTTATAATTGCTTGGAAATCATATAGTAAAGTTGGAATAGGTTGTTGTTTTGGTAACCCAGTAAATTGTCATGTGACCAATGCTAAAAGTAGAGAGAAAACTTTGGTATCCAGTGCATATGGGCTCGTTAATTGGAGCCAGAAAGAGAAATTTTGGAATTATGCCTTACCCTTCATCAACGTTGGAAAAAGGGAGTAGTGCCTTTCGGTAGAGGTGAGGCAGTAAAGCTAAATGGCATATTAGACAAACTAGAACTCCAATATTTGGGTCACATGAGGTACAAATTCATATGGATGAACAAAAGGAAAGATGGGCAGTTAACTGGGGCAAAATGGATAGAGGAACTAAAAACACAAATTTGTGTAAGGAAAATCTGAATGCCAACATCACATATCTTCTAGCAGTGAGCTTCGATCACCGTCtaataatgttgaatattatacaccaaactcaaaatagcTACAATCTTCTCAAAGTATTAGAAGTTTGGATGTGACACCCAAATAACTAATACATAATTCTAAGAATAAGGGAGTTCAAGGAAGGAATGATTTCATATTATCAAAAAAGTTTGAAAGGATACCAAAAATGAATTAAGACTCTAGAACAAGTATACATTTGAAGATATAAGAATAAACATTAATAGGGAAAAGAAACAACTAGAAAACATCAGCACCAACATCTCGGCTACTAATATAAGTCGGGAGACAAGAAACACGGAGGG includes the following:
- the LOC113291268 gene encoding uncharacterized protein LOC113291268 codes for the protein MTWLSGVLAERFKVSLPRVISQQKSASIKKRKILDGILIANELIDSILKSKVPGLLCKIDFEKAFDHVNWKFLDNALEKMSYGSKRGRWVQCCVEHVRFSVLINGSSEGYFKSNKGIGQGDPLSPFLFLILGEAFSAMMCKAQEDGYLNGFRVSANGTMPLTGLRINFSKSHMYGVVYDGDMSAFPFLLGCYNSTLPKSYLGLPLCDKYKGIHKRYKIVDTFTVKLTGWKRPLLTRDGKIILIKSALSILPVYYMYLFEMPKSVVLKLETTMKNFLWNDINGKRKMHLVKYANENYDALWRKIFHEKYGANDVLWLSNFPKGNFGTSVWKGIIQSKELFIKNIRFKVNNGAKTRFLEDVWILNEPLNILFPNLYVIVRSKSTSVAKKFCGLDTEIIDKMRVPGRLFTVARGELEFISNCIADFTIQSQQEYVLQWRLGLQKNQESAELPFPVAMATILPPDPGIELSGASFPLLPGQSSVVPPSLSSANPKRVESPNLSWNGVASRSRSVLPSSSEDLAYVSR